The Candidatus Tanganyikabacteria bacterium genome has a window encoding:
- a CDS encoding bifunctional nuclease family protein, which produces MVEMKVSGVILEPQSRSPIVVLKDTDERRALLIWVGEPEANAILLGLEKIPTPRPLTHDLFFNTLKTLKAKVDEIRINDMKNNTFFAELKLDVEGKEVLVDARPSDAIALALRAKCPIFVAEEVMSNSSIPINQTKEDAESEEFKKFLENVKPSDFQKFYGGGGSTS; this is translated from the coding sequence ATGGTCGAAATGAAGGTCTCGGGCGTAATCCTCGAGCCGCAATCCCGGAGCCCCATCGTGGTGCTCAAGGATACCGACGAGCGCCGGGCCTTGCTGATCTGGGTGGGCGAACCCGAAGCCAACGCCATCCTCCTCGGCCTCGAGAAGATCCCGACGCCGCGCCCTTTGACGCACGATCTGTTCTTCAACACGCTCAAGACCCTCAAGGCCAAGGTGGACGAGATCCGCATCAACGACATGAAGAACAACACCTTCTTCGCGGAGCTCAAGCTCGACGTCGAGGGCAAGGAAGTCCTCGTGGACGCCCGGCCCTCGGATGCCATCGCACTGGCCCTCCGGGCCAAGTGCCCCATCTTCGTGGCGGAAGAGGTCATGTCCAACTCCTCGATCCCGATCAACCAGACCAAGGAAGACGCCGAGAGCGAGGAATTCAAGAAATTCCTCGAAAACGTCAAGCCGAGCGACTTCCAGAAGTTCTATGGCGGCGGCGGGTCGACGAGCTGA